A single Ignavibacteriales bacterium DNA region contains:
- a CDS encoding M23 family metallopeptidase, with product MTKLFKFLKEFWARNRFSVMIVPRGSGGFIRPHSFSMLAVSSVLVVYTALILLVTYFLIVKTPVKDYVFVDPLGFTRDEIKEITTLNSRVNSLVKEVDELKQINQNLRNAILRADSNALRSVDYNDLRKKTGGNLLYIVTHLLRSAGFIAADDPAFRRPSDGITTDEFKSESGHFGMDFSVKEGTPVFASANGYVVFSGYTVDDGYMIILAHRNNFITVYKHCSVLIKRPRDKVYQGEVIALSGNSGRLSYGPHLHFELWKDGSAQDPRHYLLTN from the coding sequence ATGACTAAGCTGTTTAAATTTCTAAAGGAATTCTGGGCACGCAACCGCTTTTCGGTTATGATTGTGCCCCGAGGTTCAGGAGGATTCATCAGGCCGCACAGTTTCAGCATGCTTGCTGTTTCTTCAGTTCTTGTTGTATATACAGCACTTATCCTGCTGGTTACCTATTTTCTTATCGTGAAAACCCCGGTGAAGGATTATGTGTTTGTTGATCCGCTCGGCTTTACCCGGGATGAGATTAAAGAGATAACCACGCTGAACAGCCGGGTGAACTCGCTGGTAAAGGAAGTTGATGAACTGAAACAGATTAACCAGAATCTCCGTAATGCGATTCTGCGGGCTGATTCCAACGCGCTCCGATCCGTTGATTATAATGATCTCAGAAAGAAAACCGGGGGAAATCTTTTATATATCGTAACGCATCTGCTGCGCTCGGCCGGTTTCATCGCAGCGGATGACCCTGCCTTCAGGCGTCCCTCTGACGGAATAACCACGGATGAGTTTAAATCGGAATCGGGACATTTTGGCATGGACTTTTCCGTTAAAGAGGGGACACCGGTTTTTGCCTCGGCAAACGGCTACGTGGTTTTTTCAGGATATACCGTTGATGACGGTTATATGATTATCCTCGCGCACCGGAATAATTTTATCACGGTATATAAACACTGCTCGGTACTGATAAAAAGACCCCGCGATAAAGTCTATCAGGGGGAGGTTATTGCTCTCAGCGGCAACTCAGGCCGGCTGAGTTACGGACCTCATCTGCATTTTGAATTATGGAAAGACGGATCAGCCCAGGATCCCCGTCACTACTTACTTACAAACTAA
- a CDS encoding polymer-forming cytoskeletal protein, with protein MKNDKKGESDSGVSIISVGVEITGDITTRGSVRVDGKVQGKIKSDGNITIGERGEVHGDIHAMNITINGKVTGSIHSQEKLHLESNAAVAGDVFTSKLVIEEGARFLGKSSMNQNKENPDARQDF; from the coding sequence GTGAAAAACGATAAAAAAGGTGAGTCAGATTCAGGCGTAAGTATCATCAGCGTCGGGGTTGAAATAACCGGCGATATCACAACCAGGGGAAGCGTCCGTGTTGACGGCAAGGTGCAGGGGAAGATTAAATCTGACGGCAATATTACTATTGGTGAGCGGGGGGAAGTTCATGGCGATATTCACGCGATGAATATCACTATTAACGGCAAGGTAACCGGTTCAATCCATTCTCAGGAGAAACTGCACCTGGAGTCAAACGCTGCCGTTGCAGGAGATGTGTTCACCAGCAAACTGGTAATTGAAGAAGGAGCCCGCTTCCTTGGTAAAAGCTCTATGAACCAGAATAAGGAAAATCCGGATGCCCGTCAAGACTTCTGA
- the atpG gene encoding ATP synthase F1 subunit gamma has product MATLRDIRNRIKGVQSTQKITKAMKMVAAAKLRRAQDAIINARPFTRKLSEMLKHLVTEHDRETNPFLNQREVKNVLVVVVSAERGLCGAFNTNIIKEASSLYASLKKDGKEPSLYCVGKKGYDFFRKRNYTMTGYKTGVFNGLKYDSALQLSKLFIEGYLNGQFDQIIVVYNEFKSVVSQRVVRETYLPVPVIEASQKGIHEEVDFIYEPGQKDIFERLLAINLKAQFWRILLESNASEFGSRMTAMENATNNARDLIKSLKLTYNKERQAAITKEILEIVSGANALKG; this is encoded by the coding sequence ATGGCAACGTTAAGAGATATACGGAACAGGATTAAAGGCGTTCAGAGCACGCAGAAGATAACCAAGGCAATGAAGATGGTTGCCGCGGCTAAACTTCGCAGGGCTCAGGATGCAATCATTAATGCCCGTCCGTTCACCAGAAAACTCAGCGAGATGCTTAAGCATCTGGTAACTGAACATGACCGTGAAACAAACCCGTTCCTCAATCAGAGGGAGGTTAAAAATGTTCTGGTTGTGGTCGTCAGTGCTGAGAGAGGCCTTTGCGGCGCTTTTAATACAAATATTATCAAAGAAGCATCTTCTTTGTATGCTTCTTTGAAGAAAGACGGCAAAGAACCTTCACTTTACTGTGTAGGTAAAAAAGGTTATGACTTCTTCAGAAAAAGAAATTATACGATGACCGGCTATAAAACCGGAGTTTTTAACGGTCTGAAATATGACTCTGCCCTGCAGTTATCCAAGCTTTTTATTGAAGGATACCTGAACGGCCAGTTTGACCAGATTATCGTCGTATATAATGAATTTAAATCAGTCGTTTCACAGAGAGTGGTTCGCGAAACCTATCTGCCTGTGCCGGTGATTGAGGCATCACAGAAGGGAATTCACGAAGAAGTGGATTTCATCTATGAGCCGGGCCAGAAAGATATTTTTGAAAGGCTGCTTGCAATCAATCTGAAGGCACAGTTCTGGAGAATTCTCCTTGAGTCAAACGCGTCCGAATTCGGATCACGAATGACTGCTATGGAAAACGCTACCAACAATGCGCGCGATCTGATTAAATCTCTGAAATTAACTTATAATAAAGAG
- a CDS encoding threonylcarbamoyl-AMP synthase encodes MTEKLQTKSINIDETPAEGIEQAVRVFYEGGIFIYPTDTIYGIGGNPFNNEAMERITILKKRDEKKHYIMLVGSIETLLRYVDLKTEQHMDFLNSLWPNPISVILRLNKNTRNLWGQEDAAFRIPNHNFCRKLLNTLNTPLISTSVNKSGEPPLNDYSQIRGGFSEHTDLFLYSTGIQLNQSSTLIRLTGTHPELLREGKVPFSDILSKFELAGYQT; translated from the coding sequence ATGACTGAAAAATTACAGACAAAATCTATAAATATTGACGAGACTCCCGCGGAGGGAATAGAGCAGGCAGTCCGTGTGTTTTACGAAGGGGGAATTTTTATATATCCCACTGATACGATCTATGGCATCGGAGGAAATCCCTTTAACAATGAAGCCATGGAGAGGATAACCATCCTGAAAAAGCGGGATGAAAAAAAGCATTATATCATGCTTGTCGGGAGTATTGAAACACTGCTCCGGTATGTTGATCTGAAAACCGAACAGCATATGGATTTTCTGAACAGTCTCTGGCCAAATCCCATTTCTGTTATTCTCCGGCTGAATAAAAACACCAGGAATCTCTGGGGGCAGGAAGATGCCGCGTTCAGAATTCCGAATCACAATTTTTGCAGAAAACTTCTTAACACACTGAACACCCCCCTTATCTCCACCAGTGTAAATAAAAGCGGTGAACCCCCGCTGAATGATTATTCACAGATCAGGGGGGGCTTTTCTGAACATACTGATTTGTTTCTTTACAGCACAGGTATTCAGCTTAATCAGAGTTCAACCCTCATCCGGCTTACCGGAACGCATCCGGAACTGCTGCGTGAAGGAAAGGTGCCGTTCAGCGATATCCTCAGCAAATTTGAACTGGCAGGTTATCAGACATGA
- the atpF gene encoding F0F1 ATP synthase subunit B, with amino-acid sequence MVAFILTAFYRAGGGESGGLLDLNPGLAFWTVLTFLTVLFILKKFAWTPILTALNEREKSIKDSLEAAENAKKDTQKLTEENRSIIAKANDEAQKIINSAREFSEELKKSETEALKAELEKEKTAAFAEIERKKQESIEAIKDQVAELSIQIAEKLIRKNLDKDAQKELISKSLNEIKSN; translated from the coding sequence ATGGTTGCATTCATTTTAACAGCGTTTTACAGAGCCGGCGGCGGTGAAAGCGGCGGACTGCTTGACCTGAATCCAGGTCTTGCTTTCTGGACGGTACTCACCTTCCTCACGGTTCTTTTCATTCTTAAAAAGTTCGCCTGGACCCCGATCCTTACCGCACTGAATGAAAGAGAAAAATCCATTAAAGATTCTCTCGAAGCCGCTGAAAATGCCAAGAAGGACACCCAGAAGCTTACTGAAGAAAACCGTTCCATCATTGCCAAAGCAAATGATGAAGCACAGAAAATTATTAACAGTGCGCGCGAGTTCTCGGAAGAGCTGAAGAAAAGTGAAACTGAAGCATTGAAAGCAGAACTGGAAAAGGAAAAAACTGCGGCTTTCGCTGAAATTGAGCGGAAGAAACAGGAATCAATTGAGGCAATTAAAGATCAGGTTGCCGAGCTTTCCATTCAGATAGCCGAAAAGCTGATTCGCAAAAACCTTGACAAGGATGCCCAGAAAGAACTGATTTCTAAATCACTGAACGAAATTAAAAGTAACTGA
- the atpE gene encoding ATP synthase F0 subunit C, which yields MNLAALAAGIGAGLVIVGGAFGIGKLAAAAMEASGRQPEAAGAIRTSMIIAAALIEGIALFALVICFQLAGK from the coding sequence ATGAATTTAGCAGCATTAGCAGCAGGTATCGGTGCCGGTTTAGTAATCGTAGGCGGCGCTTTCGGTATTGGTAAGCTCGCAGCAGCAGCCATGGAAGCAAGCGGCAGACAGCCAGAAGCAGCCGGTGCAATCCGTACCTCAATGATCATCGCAGCAGCGCTGATCGAAGGTATTGCGCTCTTTGCTCTCGTGATTTGCTTCCAGTTAGCCGGAAAATAA
- a CDS encoding GWxTD domain-containing protein: MKNVLLLLIFLCTVPLSAQNGTFRIDFDYARFYYSDSAGYLEIYYSFMQAGLTREMQDTSVVIRGFLDIKITGITDKEFEFSKEYQFRNAYAKADSASISGSLMGVLGYVLPFGEYKLSLGARDATNAEFKASYEYEVHIHPLPENLFTISDIQLASNIKKGEDESSLFYKNTYEVTPNPTLLFGESLPVLYYYTEFYNLDKNVQSDVLKIEQNIINAKDQFVYRKSKYTRRSNPSIVEAGAINIYKYPSGAYTLVLSISDTVSNNKALVQKRFFIYNPSVIDTSSQYSADLDFYSSEFSGMSDEEVEMSFKYVRYICGKDELSRWQSLTTVDAKKNFLYNFWKSRDNIPETPENEYKKEYYRRINYANDHYKSFQKKGWETDRGRIHLSYGEPSEIERFPNQVDTKPYEVWTYHNIEGGVIFVFGDLTGYADYTLLHSTHRGELRDENWLRRIQSLNK, encoded by the coding sequence ATGAAAAACGTGTTACTTCTGCTGATCTTTCTTTGCACTGTGCCGCTTTCTGCCCAGAACGGTACGTTCAGAATAGATTTTGATTACGCCCGGTTTTATTACAGCGATTCAGCCGGATACCTTGAAATTTACTACTCTTTCATGCAGGCGGGGCTTACCCGTGAAATGCAGGATACCTCCGTGGTCATTCGAGGGTTTCTCGATATTAAAATTACCGGTATTACCGATAAGGAATTTGAATTCTCAAAGGAATACCAGTTCAGGAATGCCTACGCCAAAGCTGATTCCGCCTCCATTTCCGGCTCCCTGATGGGAGTTTTGGGATATGTGCTTCCCTTCGGAGAGTATAAATTATCGCTCGGCGCCCGCGATGCCACTAATGCTGAATTTAAGGCCTCCTATGAGTATGAAGTTCATATTCATCCGCTGCCTGAAAACCTTTTTACCATCAGTGATATCCAGCTCGCCTCTAATATCAAGAAAGGGGAGGATGAAAGTTCCCTCTTTTATAAGAACACCTATGAGGTGACCCCGAATCCGACCCTGCTTTTTGGTGAGTCACTGCCGGTTCTTTATTACTACACGGAGTTTTATAATCTTGATAAAAATGTACAGTCTGATGTTCTGAAAATTGAGCAGAATATCATCAATGCGAAAGACCAGTTCGTGTACCGCAAATCAAAATATACCCGCAGATCGAACCCCTCCATTGTAGAGGCAGGCGCCATTAATATTTATAAATATCCCTCAGGGGCATATACCCTGGTGCTGAGTATCTCTGATACGGTTTCGAACAATAAGGCGCTGGTTCAGAAGCGGTTCTTTATTTATAATCCGTCGGTGATTGATACTTCATCACAATACAGCGCTGATCTGGATTTTTATTCCTCTGAATTCAGCGGGATGAGTGATGAAGAGGTTGAGATGTCATTCAAATATGTAAGATATATTTGCGGCAAGGATGAACTGAGCCGCTGGCAGAGTCTTACAACCGTGGATGCAAAAAAGAATTTCCTCTATAATTTCTGGAAATCACGCGACAATATCCCCGAGACTCCTGAAAATGAGTACAAAAAAGAATATTACCGCCGCATTAATTACGCCAATGATCATTATAAATCATTCCAGAAAAAAGGGTGGGAAACTGACCGGGGAAGAATTCATCTGAGCTATGGCGAACCGAGTGAAATTGAGCGGTTCCCCAATCAGGTGGATACCAAACCCTATGAAGTCTGGACCTATCATAATATTGAAGGAGGCGTGATATTTGTGTTCGGTGATCTTACCGGGTATGCTGATTATACGCTCCTTCACTCAACACATCGCGGAGAACTCCGGGATGAAAACTGGCTCAGAAGAATTCAGTCCCTGAATAAGTAA
- a CDS encoding F0F1 ATP synthase subunit alpha, with translation MVEVRPDEIISILRQQITGFKDQADIYDVGTVLQVGDGIARVFGLSQVMAGELVEFPNDVFGMVLNLEEDSIGCVLFGESTLVKEGDKVRRTGKVASMPVGDSMLGRVINPLGVPVDGKGPIHTDKTLPIERKALGVLQRQPVKEPLQTGIAAIDAMIPIGRGQRELIIGDRQTGKTAVAIDTIINQKYTHTEEAKKNGINPVFCVYVAVGQKRSTVAQVIAKLQEHGAMDYTTVITASASEPAPLQFIAPYSGATLGEHFRDTGRHSLVIYDDLTKQAAAYRELSLLLRRPPGREAYPGDVFYLHSRLLERASKLNDELGGGSLTALPIIETQQGDVSAYIPTNVISITDGQIYLESNLFNAGIRPAINVGISVSRVGGNAQIKAMKKVAGSLKLDLAQYRELEAFAKFGSDLDVSTQKTLARGARLVELLKQGQYAPIAVEKQVVSVYLGTNGFLDTVNVADVKRFEKEFEEFAVLKYPDIYKSIRESKAMSDDTIAMIKKAVAEFSQTFKKSN, from the coding sequence ATGGTAGAAGTAAGACCGGATGAAATAATTTCAATACTGCGCCAGCAGATTACCGGCTTTAAGGATCAGGCAGATATATACGATGTCGGAACCGTGCTTCAGGTGGGTGACGGTATCGCCCGTGTTTTCGGACTCTCGCAGGTAATGGCAGGCGAGCTGGTTGAGTTCCCGAATGATGTGTTTGGCATGGTGCTTAACCTTGAAGAGGACAGCATCGGATGCGTGCTTTTCGGAGAATCAACACTGGTAAAAGAAGGCGATAAAGTCCGCAGAACCGGAAAAGTTGCATCTATGCCTGTGGGCGATTCAATGCTCGGCCGCGTTATCAATCCGCTTGGTGTTCCTGTTGACGGTAAAGGTCCTATTCATACCGACAAGACTCTCCCCATTGAAAGAAAAGCGCTCGGCGTTCTTCAGAGACAGCCGGTTAAAGAACCGCTGCAGACCGGTATTGCCGCTATTGACGCAATGATCCCTATCGGAAGAGGCCAGAGAGAACTTATTATTGGTGACAGACAGACCGGTAAAACCGCTGTTGCCATTGACACAATTATTAATCAGAAATATACTCACACTGAAGAAGCAAAGAAGAACGGCATCAATCCGGTATTCTGCGTTTATGTAGCTGTGGGTCAGAAAAGATCAACCGTTGCGCAGGTTATTGCAAAACTGCAGGAACATGGAGCAATGGATTATACAACCGTTATTACGGCATCAGCATCTGAACCTGCTCCGCTTCAGTTCATTGCTCCATACTCAGGCGCAACACTTGGCGAGCACTTCAGAGATACAGGCCGCCATTCGCTGGTTATCTATGATGATCTTACCAAACAGGCAGCTGCGTACCGCGAACTTTCGCTTCTCCTGAGAAGACCTCCGGGAAGAGAAGCATATCCGGGTGACGTGTTCTATCTGCACAGCCGTCTGCTTGAAAGAGCTTCAAAACTGAATGATGAACTGGGAGGCGGTAGTCTTACTGCGCTTCCGATTATTGAAACACAGCAGGGTGACGTTTCTGCGTATATTCCGACGAACGTTATCTCGATTACAGACGGACAGATATATCTGGAATCAAACCTGTTTAACGCAGGTATCCGTCCTGCTATCAACGTTGGTATATCAGTTTCCCGTGTGGGCGGTAACGCACAGATTAAAGCAATGAAAAAAGTTGCAGGAAGCCTGAAACTTGACCTTGCACAGTACCGTGAACTTGAAGCATTCGCGAAGTTCGGTTCTGACCTTGACGTATCTACCCAGAAAACACTTGCACGCGGCGCAAGACTGGTTGAACTGCTAAAACAGGGACAGTATGCTCCGATCGCTGTTGAAAAGCAGGTTGTAAGCGTTTATCTCGGAACCAACGGATTCCTTGATACCGTGAATGTAGCTGATGTAAAAAGATTCGAAAAAGAATTTGAAGAATTCGCCGTGCTGAAATATCCTGATATCTATAAGAGCATCCGGGAATCAAAAGCAATGAGTGATGACACCATCGCGATGATTAAAAAAGCTGTAGCTGAATTCAGCCAGACATTTAAGAAGAGCAACTAA
- the atpH gene encoding ATP synthase F1 subunit delta — MALNRVADKYAATFLSLLSEKSADAAVGEDMQYIAESLKQVSQLRRIMDNPTINPELKGKLIIAIFGGKISEHTVAAVNFLVSKRRIELIGAVAQSYVRLRDVKLGRIAVKVSSVVPLSDDQKEEVRKFLEQKFSKTVTMTNELDENLLGGFIAEIGDTVIDASLKNKLRNVKSKLLNSTIPLN, encoded by the coding sequence ATGGCACTGAACAGAGTCGCGGATAAATACGCTGCAACTTTTCTGAGTTTACTCTCTGAAAAGTCTGCGGATGCTGCCGTCGGCGAGGATATGCAGTATATAGCTGAATCGCTTAAACAGGTTTCTCAGCTCAGAAGAATTATGGATAACCCCACGATTAATCCTGAACTGAAGGGAAAACTGATAATCGCGATTTTTGGCGGAAAAATATCCGAACATACTGTAGCCGCGGTTAACTTTCTTGTTTCCAAAAGAAGAATCGAACTGATAGGAGCGGTTGCGCAATCCTATGTCAGACTCCGCGACGTCAAGCTCGGCAGGATAGCAGTAAAAGTTTCCTCCGTGGTGCCTCTCAGCGATGACCAGAAAGAGGAAGTCAGAAAGTTTCTTGAGCAGAAGTTCAGCAAAACAGTAACCATGACCAATGAATTAGATGAAAATCTTCTCGGCGGGTTTATTGCTGAAATCGGAGATACGGTGATTGACGCCTCTCTGAAAAACAAACTGCGCAATGTGAAAAGTAAATTGTTAAACAGTACAATTCCACTTAACTGA
- the atpB gene encoding F0F1 ATP synthase subunit A encodes MSENTALAVTDTLAQVKDTVAQAGKESDWIMHHILNGKELDFLPFGIIHLPELNFFGYDLLTKHSVFMVLIAAVLIFLLIKTAKSYKKSLVPKGMTNFFEVLILFVRDEIAKPTIGKGYEKFVPYLLTAFFFILFSNFFGLIPFSTTITSNITVTATLAIMSFFMIQIGGIRKNGAFGYFKGLIPHGIPIPLLVIMIPVEILGLFTKPFALALRLFANMTAGHIVIYALFSLIFISKSWGLAGFSFALALFVFFLEILVALLQAYIFTMLSSLFIGMAVHQDH; translated from the coding sequence ATGTCGGAAAACACAGCACTCGCCGTAACTGATACCCTCGCACAGGTGAAAGACACTGTTGCGCAGGCTGGGAAGGAAAGCGACTGGATTATGCATCATATCCTGAACGGAAAGGAACTTGACTTCCTACCGTTTGGTATTATCCATCTTCCTGAACTTAACTTCTTCGGATACGATCTCCTGACCAAGCACTCAGTTTTTATGGTGCTTATTGCCGCGGTACTGATATTCCTTCTGATTAAGACAGCTAAAAGTTATAAAAAGTCCCTCGTTCCCAAAGGAATGACCAATTTCTTTGAAGTACTCATTCTTTTTGTACGTGATGAGATAGCAAAACCGACAATCGGCAAAGGCTATGAAAAGTTTGTCCCGTACCTGTTAACAGCGTTCTTTTTTATTTTGTTTTCGAATTTCTTCGGACTGATTCCGTTTTCGACCACCATCACAAGCAATATCACGGTAACGGCTACCCTGGCAATTATGTCATTTTTCATGATCCAGATCGGCGGTATCCGCAAGAATGGTGCATTTGGATACTTTAAGGGGCTGATACCCCATGGTATCCCCATACCGCTCCTCGTGATCATGATTCCGGTTGAGATTCTTGGTCTTTTTACCAAGCCGTTCGCGCTGGCTCTTCGTCTTTTTGCAAATATGACCGCAGGTCATATCGTTATTTACGCCTTGTTCAGTCTGATCTTTATTTCTAAATCCTGGGGACTGGCAGGTTTTTCATTTGCACTCGCGCTCTTTGTATTCTTCCTAGAAATACTGGTAGCGCTTCTGCAGGCATACATTTTCACAATGCTGTCATCGCTGTTTATCGGCATGGCGGTTCATCAGGATCATTAA
- a CDS encoding AtpZ/AtpI family protein — protein MPVKTSEGWREAGPYLSLGVQLAATVLLLLWGGKWLDEKYGTEPYWTLAGAFLGITVGLYNLIKTVNHLEKMQKKNDKSSENR, from the coding sequence ATGCCCGTCAAGACTTCTGAGGGATGGCGTGAGGCAGGGCCGTATCTAAGTCTTGGCGTACAGCTTGCGGCAACCGTCCTCCTCCTTCTGTGGGGCGGGAAGTGGCTTGATGAAAAGTATGGCACTGAGCCCTACTGGACCCTGGCAGGGGCATTTCTCGGAATTACTGTTGGGCTTTATAATCTGATTAAAACCGTGAATCACCTGGAAAAAATGCAGAAAAAGAATGATAAGTCGTCAGAAAATCGTTAA
- a CDS encoding glycosyltransferase family 9 protein, translating to MEILKKRILVIQTAFLGDCLLTVPFLLRLRIQNPEAEISLVTSAKTGQVFSSLKCIDALYILDKRGKHKSLLRTIEFAEEISRIPFDRLYSLHRSFRTTLFSFFVKAEEKLGFENASLSFLYNLRVPYKTHVHEIDRNLAFLGEEGFELDQTPEEFFSFTGEQETKVRDQIASIGAEDGKLIAIAPGSVWETKRYPAEYFREIASVLVNRGCKIAIIGGVEESELAERILSGAQSQNIFNLCGVFNILESILFLKKARMLLCNDSAPVHLGFLAGTPVLEIYCSTVPDFGFYPYGKNSGYISAALTCKPCGIHGHRACPVGTFDCAVRVTPQMVLDRIDKEFL from the coding sequence GTGGAAATACTGAAAAAAAGAATTCTTGTAATTCAGACAGCTTTTTTAGGGGATTGTCTTCTTACGGTACCTTTTTTACTCCGTCTCCGGATTCAGAATCCGGAAGCAGAGATATCACTCGTTACTTCAGCCAAAACCGGTCAGGTTTTTTCTTCCTTAAAGTGCATTGACGCGCTTTATATTCTTGATAAAAGAGGAAAACATAAATCCCTGCTGAGAACGATCGAATTCGCTGAAGAGATTTCCCGGATTCCGTTTGACCGGCTTTATTCGCTTCACCGGTCATTCCGGACGACGTTGTTTTCATTTTTTGTGAAAGCCGAGGAAAAACTGGGATTTGAAAATGCTTCGCTTTCGTTTTTGTATAATCTGAGAGTGCCCTATAAAACCCATGTACACGAAATTGACCGCAATCTCGCCTTTTTAGGAGAAGAGGGTTTTGAACTGGACCAGACTCCGGAAGAGTTTTTTTCATTTACCGGGGAGCAGGAAACGAAGGTCCGGGACCAGATTGCCAGTATTGGCGCGGAGGATGGAAAACTGATTGCCATTGCTCCCGGCTCCGTCTGGGAGACAAAACGCTATCCCGCGGAGTATTTCAGGGAAATTGCATCCGTTCTGGTTAACCGGGGCTGCAAAATAGCCATTATCGGGGGAGTGGAGGAGTCTGAACTGGCAGAGCGCATTTTATCGGGGGCTCAGAGTCAAAATATCTTTAATTTGTGCGGCGTTTTTAACATTTTAGAGAGCATTCTTTTTCTAAAGAAAGCAAGAATGCTTCTTTGCAACGACAGCGCGCCGGTTCACCTGGGCTTTCTGGCAGGAACACCGGTGCTTGAGATTTACTGTTCCACTGTGCCTGATTTCGGGTTTTATCCATATGGGAAAAACTCAGGATATATATCGGCGGCACTCACCTGCAAGCCGTGCGGCATTCACGGCCACAGGGCATGCCCGGTCGGCACGTTTGATTGTGCCGTAAGAGTAACACCGCAGATGGTGCTTGACAGGATTGATAAAGAATTTCTATGA
- a CDS encoding lysophospholipid acyltransferase family protein, whose translation MKNRLEYILFRSLSRLFCFAGLGFARKFSHVIALLFYYVIPIRKSVVKKNLAIAFPDASPEERERIAFGSYKSFARSLVEILMMPELTEESVKKLVASDSVGMIRQKFEEGKGVILLTAHYGNWEYSALAIGIYTGIPLYVVTKSQRNPFVNDWMNRYRAKFGNVIVPLGASIKLVFKQLYDKKVIAMVADQRGPSDGIKMDFMGRETRVYAGPASLSIKTGAPILMGFIERQPDDSYRMEFQEISKEGLPENFDAATAELTRRHISILEDQLRKKPEDWLWMHNRWKY comes from the coding sequence ATGAAAAACCGGCTGGAATATATACTATTCCGCTCCCTCAGCCGCCTTTTCTGCTTTGCGGGTCTGGGCTTTGCAAGAAAGTTTTCGCATGTGATTGCTTTGCTTTTTTACTATGTGATTCCCATCCGGAAATCCGTGGTGAAAAAGAACCTGGCAATTGCGTTTCCCGATGCATCACCGGAGGAAAGGGAGAGGATTGCGTTCGGCTCGTACAAAAGTTTTGCCCGGTCGCTTGTTGAGATTCTTATGATGCCTGAACTGACAGAGGAATCAGTAAAAAAACTGGTTGCATCCGATTCGGTCGGCATGATCAGACAGAAGTTTGAAGAGGGGAAAGGTGTAATCCTGCTCACGGCACACTACGGCAACTGGGAGTATTCCGCTCTCGCGATTGGCATATATACAGGAATTCCTCTCTATGTGGTTACCAAAAGCCAGCGAAATCCTTTCGTGAATGACTGGATGAACCGCTATCGTGCAAAATTCGGAAATGTTATTGTGCCGCTTGGTGCCTCCATAAAACTTGTCTTCAAACAGTTGTACGATAAAAAAGTAATTGCCATGGTAGCCGATCAGCGCGGTCCCTCTGACGGAATCAAAATGGATTTTATGGGGAGGGAGACCAGAGTCTATGCCGGCCCCGCTTCCCTTTCCATTAAGACAGGAGCGCCAATCCTGATGGGCTTTATCGAAAGGCAGCCCGATGATTCATACCGGATGGAGTTTCAGGAAATTTCAAAAGAAGGTCTGCCTGAAAATTTTGATGCAGCTACTGCCGAACTGACCCGGCGGCATATTTCCATTCTTGAAGATCAGCTCCGTAAAAAACCGGAAGACTGGCTCTGGATGCACAACCGGTGGAAATACTGA